One Jannaschia sp. GRR-S6-38 genomic window carries:
- a CDS encoding alkane 1-monooxygenase — MTITAYPDAALRRPWAALPFWLSLTMVPVIWLGAVLGGAWVLLVPAYAWLGYSALDLLTGEEERNADPNRRDGLGWYRAITLIWAPMQFVTLFGLIFYATRADHLTPLALWGLFFGVGVVCGTIGINYSHELMHQKPRLDRWLGDILLSMVLYSHFRSEHLLVHHRYVATPRDPVTARYNEGFHRFFPRVLWQCLTSALGAERDMLARRKLPAWHRSNPFWRYAALQGGMLALAMALGGWLGLVLFLVQAFTAIWQLELVNYVEHYGLTRRHLGDGKYEPVRPHHSWNSAQKASNWLLINLQRHSDHHYKPDRPFPLLQTYGDDEAPQLPAGYPVMTAAAMVPPVWRRMMNPRVREWRRKHYPDIADWSAYKTASNPLPR, encoded by the coding sequence ATGACCATCACCGCCTACCCGGACGCGGCCCTGCGCAGGCCCTGGGCCGCGCTGCCCTTCTGGCTTTCGCTGACCATGGTGCCGGTGATCTGGCTGGGCGCCGTCCTGGGCGGGGCCTGGGTGCTGCTGGTGCCGGCCTATGCCTGGCTGGGCTATTCCGCGCTGGACCTGCTCACGGGCGAGGAGGAGCGCAACGCCGATCCGAACCGCCGCGACGGCCTGGGCTGGTACCGCGCGATCACGCTGATCTGGGCGCCCATGCAATTCGTCACGCTGTTCGGCCTGATCTTCTACGCCACCCGCGCCGATCACCTGACGCCGCTGGCGCTTTGGGGGCTGTTCTTCGGCGTGGGCGTGGTCTGCGGCACGATCGGCATCAATTACAGCCACGAACTCATGCACCAGAAGCCGCGGCTGGATCGCTGGCTGGGGGACATCCTGCTCTCGATGGTGCTCTACTCGCATTTCCGGTCCGAGCATCTCCTGGTGCATCACCGCTACGTCGCCACGCCCCGCGATCCGGTGACGGCGCGCTACAACGAGGGCTTTCACCGCTTCTTCCCACGCGTCCTGTGGCAATGCCTGACCTCCGCGCTGGGCGCGGAGCGGGACATGCTGGCGCGCCGCAAGCTGCCCGCCTGGCACCGGAGCAATCCCTTCTGGCGCTATGCCGCGCTGCAGGGCGGGATGCTGGCGCTGGCCATGGCCCTGGGCGGCTGGCTGGGGCTGGTGCTGTTCCTCGTGCAGGCCTTCACCGCGATCTGGCAGCTCGAGCTGGTCAATTATGTCGAGCATTACGGCCTCACCCGCCGCCATCTGGGCGACGGCAAATACGAACCCGTGCGGCCGCATCACTCCTGGAACTCGGCGCAGAAGGCGTCGAACTGGCTGCTGATCAACCTGCAGCGCCATTCCGACCATCACTACAAGCCCGACCGCCCCTTCCCGTTGCTGCAGACCTATGGCGATGACGAGGCGCCGCAGCTGCCCGCGGGCTATCCGGTGATGACCGCGGCGGCGATGGTGCCGCCCGTCTGGCGGCGGATGATGAACCCGCGGGTGCGGGAATGGCGGCGCAAGCATTATCCCGATATCGCGGATTGGTCCGCCTACAAGACCGCCAGCAACCCGCTGCCGCGCTAG
- a CDS encoding LolA family protein: MRILATFALTATLAAAALPAQARISVQEISNYLNSFRSAQAEFTQVNADGSISTGDLTLRRPGRARFDYDAPNRGLVIAGGGQVAVFDPVSNTAPEQYPLSQTPLNLILEEQVNLGRSGMVVRHEGDDTQTAVTLQDPANPQYGNIQLVFTPAPVTLRQWVITDEGGSQTTVILGDMQTDVSTGGGLFNIPLEMQRRGLSN, from the coding sequence ATGCGCATCCTCGCGACCTTCGCCCTGACCGCAACGCTCGCCGCCGCCGCCCTGCCCGCGCAGGCCCGGATCTCCGTTCAGGAGATCTCGAACTACCTGAATTCCTTCCGCTCGGCGCAGGCGGAATTCACGCAGGTCAATGCCGACGGCTCGATCTCGACCGGCGACCTGACGCTGCGCCGCCCGGGGCGTGCGCGGTTCGATTACGACGCGCCCAATCGCGGGCTGGTGATCGCCGGCGGCGGCCAGGTCGCGGTCTTCGACCCCGTCTCGAACACCGCGCCGGAGCAGTACCCGCTGTCGCAGACGCCCTTGAACCTGATCCTCGAGGAACAGGTGAATCTCGGCCGCTCGGGCATGGTGGTGCGCCACGAGGGCGACGACACGCAGACCGCCGTCACGCTGCAGGATCCGGCCAACCCGCAATACGGCAACATCCAGCTGGTCTTCACGCCCGCGCCCGTCACGCTGCGCCAATGGGTAATCACCGACGAGGGCGGCTCGCAGACGACGGTGATCCTGGGCGACATGCAGACCGACGTCTCGACGGGCGGCGGGCTGTTCAACATCCCGCTCGAGATGCAGCGGCGCGGCCTGTCGAACTGA
- the ppk2 gene encoding polyphosphate kinase 2, with translation MNKQSKIVPAEEPVLKVAPEAGHYPYSKKLARARYEAEKAALQVELLKVQHWLQETGQKVVMLFEGRDAAGKGGTIKRFTEHLNPRAARVVALNKPTEEERGQWFFQRYIKHLPTSGEIVLYDRSWYNRAGVERVMGFCEPDEYLEFMRQTPEFERMLTRSGIRLYKYWFSVTRPEQRRRFESRKTDPLKRWKLSPIDRASLDKWEDYTEAKEAMFFYTDTADAPWTVILSDDKKRARLECMRHFLSSFDYPDRDPKVAVPPDPKIVHHAQHILHGADHILSASQHPANRRR, from the coding sequence ATGAACAAGCAGTCGAAGATCGTCCCGGCCGAGGAGCCGGTCCTGAAGGTCGCGCCCGAGGCCGGGCATTATCCCTATTCCAAGAAGCTGGCACGCGCGCGTTACGAGGCGGAGAAGGCCGCGCTTCAGGTCGAGCTTCTGAAGGTGCAGCATTGGCTGCAGGAGACCGGCCAGAAGGTCGTGATGCTGTTCGAGGGCCGCGACGCGGCCGGCAAGGGCGGCACGATCAAGCGCTTCACCGAGCATCTCAATCCCCGCGCCGCGCGGGTCGTGGCGCTGAACAAGCCCACCGAGGAGGAGCGCGGCCAGTGGTTCTTCCAGCGCTACATCAAGCATCTGCCGACCTCGGGCGAGATCGTTCTCTACGACCGGTCCTGGTACAACCGCGCCGGCGTCGAGCGCGTCATGGGGTTTTGCGAGCCCGACGAGTACCTGGAATTCATGCGCCAGACGCCCGAGTTCGAGCGGATGCTCACGCGCTCGGGCATCCGGCTTTACAAGTACTGGTTCTCGGTCACCCGCCCCGAGCAGCGCCGCCGCTTCGAGAGCCGCAAGACCGATCCGCTCAAGCGCTGGAAGCTCTCGCCGATCGACCGCGCCTCGCTCGACAAGTGGGAGGATTACACCGAGGCGAAGGAGGCGATGTTCTTCTACACCGACACCGCCGACGCGCCCTGGACGGTCATCCTGTCTGACGACAAGAAGCGCGCGCGGTTGGAATGCATGCGCCATTTCCTGTCCAGCTTCGACTATCCCGACCGGGACCCGAAGGTGGCGGTGCCGCCCGATCCGAAGATCGTGCACCACGCCCAGCACATCCTGCACGGGGCGGATCATATCCTCTCGGCCTCGCAGCATCCGGCCAATCGGCGCCGCTGA
- a CDS encoding DNA translocase FtsK, whose translation MAYQVRQRDPLLDSNLQISLARRGREGLGALMVIAGLLVAMMLGSYHPDDPSWLAATDAAPRNWLGMAGATLAAPVYLIVGYGGLGLAAGLIAWGLRFALHQGSERALPRALFVMGWVPILSLWCATMVPGAGWSHDFGLGGLFGDTLLGALLTLLPITATIGLKLLTGMIAILAVLSGAWVLGFTRDDLRKAALLFLAGLGNALHLFRLATGSAARGAAGATLRGSAALRERRAVETEPEKIYEDELEEEDAPRRGLMSWLPALGRSEARDERRRADPLLAHDPDMPDDDRVRARIASAVRTRVRRATISEALRQPPATPAARAEPVLTAAARTAAPAAMPQPQQPDYFTEAPDLETDALIEDAAPAPAPGPKTLHRKVVQPAAKPVPPSKRAQAEAQPALQFEDNVADYEMPPLNLLADPASIERHHLSDEALEENARMLEAVLDDYGVKGEIVSVRPGPVVTMYELEPAPGLKASRVIGLADDIARSMSALSARVSTVPGRSIIGIELPNEQRERVVLREILSARDFGDGNQALPLALGKDIGGAPIVANLAKMPHLLIAGTTGSGKSVAINTMILSLLYKLTPDECRMIMIDPKMLELSVYDGIPHLLSPVVTDPKKAVVALKWVVGEMEERYRKMSRMGVRNIDGYNGRVKDALAKGELFSRTVQTGFDDETGDPIFETEESVPEKMPYIVVIVDEMADLMMVAGKEIEACIQRLAQMARASGIHLVMATQRPSVDVITGTIKANFPTRISFHVTSKIDSRTILGEMGAEQLLGMGDMLYMAGGSKITRVHGPFCSDEEVEEIVNHLKSFGPPDYAASVLDGPDEGVTSDIDAVLGLGGNTGSEDAQYDEAVEIVARDRKCSTSYIQRKLGIGYNKAARLVEQMEENGVVTPANHVGKRDILLPDPNG comes from the coding sequence ATGGCGTACCAAGTCAGACAGCGCGATCCCCTTCTGGACAGCAACCTGCAGATCAGCCTCGCCCGCCGCGGGCGCGAGGGGCTGGGCGCGCTGATGGTCATCGCCGGCCTGCTGGTCGCGATGATGCTGGGCTCCTACCATCCCGACGACCCGTCCTGGCTGGCGGCGACCGATGCGGCGCCGCGCAACTGGCTGGGCATGGCGGGCGCGACGCTGGCCGCGCCGGTCTACCTGATCGTCGGCTATGGTGGCCTGGGCCTAGCCGCCGGTCTCATCGCCTGGGGCCTGCGCTTCGCGTTGCACCAGGGGTCCGAGCGGGCCCTGCCGCGCGCGCTCTTCGTGATGGGCTGGGTGCCGATCCTGTCGCTCTGGTGCGCGACGATGGTGCCCGGCGCGGGCTGGAGCCACGATTTCGGACTGGGCGGGCTGTTCGGCGACACGCTGCTGGGCGCGCTGCTCACGCTGTTGCCGATCACCGCGACGATCGGCCTGAAGCTCCTGACCGGGATGATCGCCATTCTCGCCGTCCTGAGCGGGGCCTGGGTTCTGGGCTTCACCCGCGACGACCTTCGCAAGGCGGCCCTGCTGTTCCTCGCGGGTCTCGGCAATGCGCTGCACCTCTTCCGCCTCGCCACCGGGTCGGCGGCGCGCGGCGCGGCCGGTGCGACCCTGCGCGGTTCCGCCGCGCTGCGCGAGCGTCGGGCCGTGGAGACGGAGCCCGAGAAGATCTACGAGGACGAGCTCGAGGAGGAGGACGCGCCGCGCCGCGGGCTGATGTCCTGGCTGCCCGCGCTGGGCCGCTCCGAGGCGCGCGACGAACGCCGCCGCGCCGATCCCCTGCTGGCCCATGATCCCGACATGCCCGATGACGACCGCGTGCGCGCGCGCATCGCCAGCGCCGTGCGCACCCGGGTCCGCCGCGCCACCATCTCCGAGGCCCTGCGCCAGCCGCCCGCCACCCCGGCGGCGCGAGCCGAGCCGGTGCTGACCGCCGCCGCGCGGACCGCCGCCCCGGCGGCTATGCCGCAGCCGCAGCAGCCCGATTACTTCACCGAGGCGCCGGATCTCGAGACCGACGCGCTGATCGAAGACGCCGCGCCGGCGCCGGCGCCCGGTCCGAAGACCCTGCACCGCAAGGTCGTCCAGCCCGCCGCGAAGCCCGTGCCGCCGTCCAAGCGCGCGCAGGCCGAAGCCCAGCCGGCGCTGCAATTCGAGGACAATGTCGCGGATTACGAGATGCCGCCGCTGAACCTGCTGGCCGACCCGGCCTCGATCGAGCGCCATCACCTCAGCGACGAGGCGCTCGAGGAGAACGCGCGCATGCTGGAGGCGGTGCTCGACGATTACGGCGTGAAGGGCGAGATCGTCTCGGTCCGCCCGGGCCCCGTCGTCACCATGTACGAGCTGGAGCCCGCGCCGGGCCTGAAGGCCAGCCGCGTCATCGGGCTGGCGGATGACATCGCGCGGTCGATGTCGGCGCTCTCGGCGCGCGTGTCGACGGTGCCGGGCCGCTCGATCATCGGGATCGAGCTGCCCAACGAGCAGCGCGAGAGGGTCGTGCTGCGCGAGATCCTGTCGGCGCGCGATTTCGGCGACGGCAACCAGGCGCTGCCGCTGGCGCTGGGCAAGGATATCGGCGGCGCGCCCATCGTCGCGAACCTCGCCAAGATGCCCCACCTTCTGATCGCGGGCACCACGGGCTCGGGCAAGTCGGTGGCGATCAACACGATGATCCTGTCGCTGCTCTACAAGCTGACGCCGGACGAGTGCCGGATGATCATGATTGACCCCAAGATGCTGGAACTCAGCGTCTATGACGGCATCCCGCACCTGCTGTCGCCCGTCGTCACCGACCCGAAGAAGGCGGTGGTCGCGCTCAAATGGGTCGTGGGCGAGATGGAGGAGCGCTACCGCAAGATGTCGCGCATGGGCGTGCGCAATATCGACGGCTACAACGGGCGGGTGAAGGACGCGCTGGCCAAGGGCGAGCTGTTTTCGCGCACCGTCCAGACCGGCTTCGACGACGAGACGGGCGACCCGATCTTCGAGACCGAGGAGTCGGTGCCCGAGAAGATGCCCTATATCGTCGTCATCGTGGACGAGATGGCCGACCTGATGATGGTCGCCGGCAAGGAGATCGAGGCCTGCATCCAGCGCCTCGCGCAGATGGCCCGGGCGAGCGGCATCCACCTCGTCATGGCGACGCAGCGCCCGTCGGTCGACGTCATCACCGGCACGATCAAGGCGAACTTCCCCACGCGGATCAGCTTCCACGTCACCTCGAAGATCGACAGCCGCACGATCCTGGGCGAGATGGGCGCCGAGCAGCTTCTGGGCATGGGCGACATGCTCTACATGGCGGGCGGCTCCAAGATCACCCGCGTCCACGGGCCCTTCTGCTCCGACGAGGAGGTCGAGGAGATCGTCAACCACCTCAAGAGCTTCGGCCCGCCCGATTACGCCGCATCCGTGCTGGACGGCCCCGACGAGGGGGTGACCTCCGATATCGACGCGGTGCTGGGGCTGGGCGGAAACACTGGCTCGGAGGACGCGCAATACGACGAGGCCGTCGAGATCGTCGCGCGCGACCGCAAATGCTCGACCTCCTACATCCAGCGCAAGCTGGGCATCGGCTACAACAAGGCCGCGCGCCTCGTGGAGCAGATGGAGGAGAACGGCGTCGTCACGCCCGCCAACCATGTCGGCAAGCGCGACATCCTCCTGCCCGACCCGAACGGCTGA
- a CDS encoding aminotransferase class I/II-fold pyridoxal phosphate-dependent enzyme produces MNDPERFSALPEYAFPRLRRLIGERAPGREPAIQMTIGDPRHPPPAFVAEEVARHAAAFMSYPPNEGAPELLEAIAGWLDRRFGWTADPATDLLALNGTREGLYNVAMALCPETKNGQRPVVLTPNPFYQVYAVTALAVAAEPVYVNATAETGHLPDFAALDPALLDRTALVYICSPANPQGACASMAYWRDLLALAERHDFIILADECYSEIYCGTPPVGVLEAVREVGADPNRVVAFHSLSKRSNLAGLRSGFAVSGARNIARMRQLRAYSGAPLPLPLQMAAARAWADEDHVVENRALYAAKFDAAREILGNAHIPDAGFFLWLPVPPAIGDGEAAVLKLWTEAGVKVLPGAYLARDTEAGNPGKTYIRAALVAPLDETVDGLTRLRDCLRD; encoded by the coding sequence ATGAACGATCCAGAGCGGTTCTCCGCGCTGCCGGAATACGCGTTTCCCAGGCTTCGTCGCCTGATCGGAGAACGTGCGCCCGGCCGCGAGCCCGCGATCCAGATGACCATCGGCGATCCGCGCCATCCGCCGCCGGCCTTCGTGGCCGAGGAGGTGGCGCGCCATGCCGCGGCCTTCATGTCCTACCCCCCGAACGAGGGCGCGCCCGAATTGCTGGAGGCCATCGCCGGCTGGCTGGACCGCCGCTTCGGCTGGACCGCCGATCCCGCGACCGACCTGCTGGCGCTGAACGGCACGCGCGAAGGGCTCTACAACGTCGCGATGGCGCTCTGCCCCGAGACGAAGAACGGCCAGCGGCCCGTCGTGCTGACGCCGAACCCGTTCTACCAAGTCTATGCCGTGACCGCCTTGGCCGTGGCGGCCGAGCCCGTCTATGTCAACGCCACCGCCGAGACCGGGCATCTCCCCGATTTCGCCGCGCTGGATCCAGCGCTGCTCGACCGCACGGCGCTGGTCTATATCTGCTCGCCCGCCAACCCGCAGGGCGCCTGCGCCTCGATGGCCTATTGGCGCGACCTGCTGGCACTGGCGGAGCGGCACGATTTCATCATCCTCGCCGACGAGTGCTATTCCGAGATCTATTGCGGTACGCCGCCCGTGGGCGTGCTGGAGGCAGTGCGCGAAGTCGGCGCCGATCCAAACCGCGTGGTGGCCTTCCATTCGCTGTCGAAGCGCTCGAACCTGGCCGGGCTGCGGTCGGGCTTCGCCGTCTCCGGGGCCCGGAACATCGCCCGGATGCGCCAGCTGCGCGCTTATTCCGGCGCGCCCCTGCCCCTGCCCTTGCAGATGGCCGCGGCACGCGCCTGGGCCGACGAGGACCATGTCGTGGAGAACCGCGCGCTCTATGCCGCGAAGTTCGACGCCGCGCGCGAAATCCTCGGCAACGCGCATATCCCCGATGCGGGCTTCTTCCTGTGGCTGCCGGTTCCGCCCGCCATCGGCGACGGCGAGGCGGCGGTGCTGAAGCTCTGGACCGAAGCGGGCGTGAAGGTGCTGCCCGGCGCCTACCTGGCCCGCGACACCGAGGCCGGGAATCCCGGCAAGACCTATATCCGCGCGGCCCTGGTCGCGCCCCTGGACGAGACCGTGGACGGGTTGACCCGCCTGCGCGACTGCCTCCGAGACTGA
- a CDS encoding amidase, whose protein sequence is MQDWLWMTGGALGRGIAAGEIDPRELCETYLAAIDASPHCDVIFTTTTPDRARAEAEAAAARAREGLRRGPLDGVPISWKDLFDSAGVATEAGTALLKGRVPQDDAVVLATATLGGSVCLGKTHMSELAFSGLGLNPITATPPNRNDPKLVPGGSSSGAAASVAFGLAPIGIGSDTGGSVRNPAAWNDLVGLKTSLGRLPVAGTVPLVESMDTIGPLTRSVEDAALALALLDGGRPAELAGATLKGRRFLVLADYHDSSRDAPRAAFKHAVDRFRDAGATIERDALEPVATAMDLTPLLFAPEAYAIWRDVIEAAPHKMFPQILERFRGGRDATGADVLAAYRTRAAAQAEFLRQTAGYDAVLLPSSAILPPDRERLLKDAEYYVSENLMALRNTRVGNVLGLCGLTLPTGVPSCGAMALCPPGQEERLLRLGAAMEAALT, encoded by the coding sequence ATGCAGGACTGGCTTTGGATGACCGGCGGCGCGCTGGGCCGCGGCATCGCCGCGGGCGAGATCGACCCGCGCGAGCTCTGCGAGACCTATCTCGCCGCGATCGACGCCAGCCCGCATTGCGACGTGATCTTCACCACCACAACGCCCGACCGCGCCCGGGCCGAGGCCGAGGCCGCCGCCGCGCGCGCCCGCGAAGGGCTGCGGCGCGGGCCGCTGGACGGCGTGCCGATCAGCTGGAAGGACCTGTTCGACAGCGCGGGCGTCGCGACCGAGGCGGGCACGGCGCTGCTCAAGGGCCGGGTGCCGCAGGACGACGCCGTCGTCCTGGCCACCGCGACGCTGGGCGGGTCGGTCTGCCTGGGCAAGACGCATATGTCCGAGCTGGCCTTCTCGGGCCTCGGGCTGAACCCGATCACGGCGACGCCGCCCAACCGCAACGACCCGAAGCTCGTGCCCGGGGGGTCGTCCTCGGGCGCGGCGGCCTCGGTGGCCTTCGGGCTGGCGCCCATCGGGATCGGGTCCGACACCGGCGGATCGGTGCGCAACCCGGCCGCCTGGAACGACCTGGTGGGGCTGAAGACCTCGCTCGGTCGCCTGCCGGTGGCGGGCACGGTCCCGCTGGTCGAGAGCATGGACACGATCGGCCCGCTGACGCGCAGCGTCGAGGACGCGGCCCTGGCGCTGGCCCTGCTGGACGGCGGGCGGCCCGCGGAACTGGCGGGCGCGACGCTGAAGGGCCGGCGGTTCCTCGTCCTCGCCGATTACCACGACAGCAGCCGCGACGCCCCGCGGGCGGCCTTCAAGCATGCCGTCGACCGCTTCCGCGACGCCGGGGCCACGATCGAGCGCGACGCGCTCGAACCGGTCGCAACCGCGATGGACCTGACGCCGCTTCTCTTTGCGCCGGAAGCCTACGCGATCTGGCGGGATGTCATCGAGGCCGCGCCGCACAAGATGTTCCCGCAGATCCTGGAGCGCTTCCGCGGCGGGCGCGACGCGACCGGGGCCGACGTGTTGGCCGCCTACCGCACGCGGGCCGCCGCGCAGGCCGAGTTCCTGCGCCAGACGGCCGGATACGACGCCGTCCTGCTGCCGAGCTCGGCCATCCTGCCGCCCGATCGCGAGCGGCTCTTGAAGGATGCCGAATACTACGTGTCCGAGAACCTGATGGCGCTGCGCAACACCCGGGTGGGCAATGTGCTGGGCCTGTGCGGGCTGACGCTGCCGACGGGCGTGCCCTCCTGCGGGGCGATGGCGCTCTGCCCGCCGGGGCAGGAAGAGCGGCTGCTGCGCCTCGGCGCGGCGATGGAGGCCGCCCTGACCTGA
- a CDS encoding FAD-dependent monooxygenase, with the protein MDNAARPRIWEAMDTDVIIVGGGLTGPLTALALADAGLRSIVLDARDRDAFEAGDFDGRSYAMALGSVRALRALGLWERLEADAQPITGIRASDGRAGEGASPLHLAFDAADIGEAFMGQMVEDRHLRPVLLAACDAEPKIEMRFGVTVTAQAANGPTITVEAAGATLTGRLLLGCDGRGSGVAERAGITRARKEYGQTALVCAIEHDKPHHGIAHQFFMPPGPLAILPLRGNRASLVWTETPEVAAELAALDEAAYLDALRPRIGSFLGDFRLVGARGTYPLDLTLARDFAADRVALVGDAAHGIHPIAGQGLNLGVKDVAALAHVLGDARRRGEDIGAPDVLARYQRWRRFDTAAMGFATDAVNRLFSNDNPLLRLGRDLGMGAISALPGLRKRFIREAAGISGDLPRLMRG; encoded by the coding sequence TTGGACAATGCCGCGCGCCCGCGCATATGGGAGGCCATGGATACGGATGTGATCATCGTCGGCGGCGGGCTGACCGGGCCGCTGACCGCGCTCGCGCTGGCCGATGCCGGACTGCGCAGCATCGTGCTGGACGCGCGCGACCGCGACGCCTTCGAAGCCGGCGATTTCGACGGCCGTTCCTACGCGATGGCGCTGGGCTCGGTGCGGGCGCTCCGCGCGCTGGGGCTCTGGGAGAGGCTCGAGGCCGACGCCCAGCCGATCACCGGCATCCGCGCCAGCGACGGGCGCGCGGGGGAAGGCGCTTCGCCCCTGCACCTCGCCTTCGACGCGGCCGATATCGGCGAGGCGTTCATGGGTCAGATGGTCGAGGACCGGCATCTGCGCCCCGTCCTTTTGGCCGCCTGCGACGCCGAGCCGAAGATCGAGATGCGCTTCGGGGTTACCGTCACGGCCCAGGCCGCGAACGGGCCCACCATCACCGTCGAGGCGGCCGGTGCGACGCTGACCGGCCGGCTTCTTCTGGGTTGCGACGGGCGCGGCAGCGGTGTGGCCGAGCGCGCGGGCATCACGCGCGCGCGCAAGGAATACGGCCAGACCGCGCTGGTCTGCGCGATCGAACACGACAAGCCGCATCACGGCATCGCGCATCAGTTCTTCATGCCGCCCGGCCCGCTGGCGATCCTGCCGCTGCGCGGCAATCGCGCCAGCCTCGTCTGGACCGAGACGCCCGAGGTCGCGGCCGAGCTGGCCGCGCTGGACGAGGCGGCGTATCTGGACGCGCTCCGCCCCCGGATCGGCAGCTTCCTCGGCGATTTCCGCCTCGTCGGCGCGCGCGGGACCTATCCGCTGGACCTGACGCTCGCGCGCGACTTCGCGGCGGATCGCGTCGCGCTGGTGGGGGATGCGGCGCATGGCATCCATCCCATCGCGGGGCAGGGCCTGAACCTCGGGGTGAAAGACGTGGCCGCGCTGGCGCATGTGCTGGGCGACGCCCGCCGGCGGGGCGAGGATATCGGCGCGCCCGACGTGCTGGCCCGCTACCAGCGCTGGCGCCGTTTCGACACGGCGGCGATGGGGTTCGCCACCGACGCGGTGAACCGGCTTTTCTCGAATGACAACCCGCTGCTCCGCCTCGGACGCGACCTTGGGATGGGAGCGATCTCGGCGCTGCCGGGCCTGCGCAAACGCTTCATCCGCGAGGCGGCCGGGATCTCGGGCGACCTGCCGCGGCTGATGCGCGGCTGA
- a CDS encoding Trm112 family protein: MTDAPEHDRRMLEALVCPQTHGPLSYDAEKQELVSKSAGLAYPIRGGIPIMLADEARRLD, encoded by the coding sequence ATGACCGACGCGCCCGAACACGACCGCCGGATGCTGGAGGCGCTGGTCTGCCCGCAAACCCATGGCCCGCTCAGCTACGACGCCGAGAAGCAGGAATTGGTGTCGAAATCGGCGGGGCTTGCCTATCCGATCCGCGGCGGCATCCCGATCATGCTGGCCGACGAGGCCCGGCGCCTCGACTGA
- a CDS encoding LON peptidase substrate-binding domain-containing protein: MYRASDLPETLAVFPLPGALLLPRSRLPLHIFEPRYLQMIDDCLKSEHRLIGMVQPRAQKGSDGRALQSIGCAGRLTQLSETEDRRYMITLSGVSRFRIMREISGFEPYLKADVTWTGFERDLGRVESDTGFDRPAFLDLLRRYFEDQELSTDWDSLKDADEELLINSLSMLCPFDPEEKQALLEAPSLATRRETVVTLMEFALRGNSGEETLQ, from the coding sequence ATGTATCGCGCCTCAGACCTGCCCGAGACCCTCGCCGTCTTCCCCCTGCCGGGTGCGCTGCTCCTGCCGCGCTCGCGCCTGCCGCTGCACATCTTCGAGCCGCGCTACCTGCAGATGATCGACGATTGCCTCAAGTCCGAGCATCGTCTCATCGGCATGGTCCAGCCGCGGGCGCAGAAGGGATCCGACGGGCGGGCCTTGCAGTCGATCGGCTGCGCGGGGCGGCTGACGCAGCTCAGCGAGACCGAGGATCGGCGCTACATGATCACGCTCTCGGGCGTGTCGCGCTTCCGGATCATGCGCGAGATCTCGGGCTTCGAGCCCTATCTGAAAGCCGACGTGACCTGGACCGGGTTCGAGCGGGATCTCGGCCGGGTTGAGTCCGATACCGGCTTCGATCGCCCGGCCTTCCTGGACCTGCTGCGCCGCTATTTCGAGGACCAGGAGCTGTCGACCGATTGGGACAGCCTGAAGGATGCCGACGAGGAGTTGCTGATCAACTCGCTCTCGATGCTCTGCCCCTTCGATCCCGAGGAGAAGCAGGCGCTGCTTGAGGCGCCGTCGCTGGCCACGCGCCGCGAGACGGTGGTGACGCTGATGGAATTCGCCCTGCGCGGCAATTCCGGCGAGGAGACGCTGCAATGA